In Neovison vison isolate M4711 chromosome 11, ASM_NN_V1, whole genome shotgun sequence, one genomic interval encodes:
- the RHOBTB2 gene encoding rho-related BTB domain-containing protein 2 isoform X1, with protein sequence MASQRQGRYSLWKTSLDSMSQLMDSDMDYERPNVETIKCVVVGDNAVGKTRLICARACNATLTQYQLLATHVPTVWAIDQYRVCQEVLERSRDVVDDVSVSLRLWDTFGDHHKDRRFAYGRSDVVVLCFSIANPNSLHHVKTMWYPEIKHFCPRAPVILVGCQLDLRYADLEAVNRARRPLARPIKPNEILPPEKGREVAKELGIPYYETSVVAQFGIKDVFDNAIRAALISRRHLQFWKSHLRNVQRPLLQAPFLPPKPPPPIIVVPDPPSSSEECPAHLLEDPLCADVILVLQERVRIFAHKIYLSTSSSKFYDLFLMDLSEGELGGPSGPGGPRPEDHRGHPDHQHHHHHHHHGRDFLLRAASFDVCESVEEGGGSGPAGLRASTSDGILRGNGTGYLPGRGRVLSSWSRAFVSIQEEMAEDPLTYKSRLMVVVKMDNSIQPGPFRAVLKYLYTGELDENERDLMHIAHIAELLEVFDLRMMVANILNNEAFMNQEITKAFHVRRTNRVKECLAKGTFSDVTFILDDGTISAHKPLLISSCDWMAAMFGGPFVESSTREVVFPYTSKSCMRAVLEYLYTGMFTSSPDLDDMKLIILANRLCLPHLVALTEQYTVTGLMEATQMMVDIDGDVLVFLELAQFHCAYQLADWCLHHICTNYNNVCRKFPRDMKAMSPENQEYFEKHRWPPVWYLKEEDHYQRARKEREKEDYLHLKRQPKRRWLFWNSPSSPSSSAASSSSPSSSSAVV encoded by the exons ATGGCAAGCCAAAGACAAGGCCGGTACAGCCTGTGGAAGACCTCTCTGGACAGCAT GTCCCAATTAATGGATTCTGACATGGATTATGAAAGGCCAAACGTAGAGACCATCAAGTGCGTTGTGGTGGGAGACAACGCGGTGGGCAAGACCAGGCTCATCTGTGCCCGGGCCTGCAATGCTACCCTCACCCAGTACCAGCTGCTCGCCACCCATGTGCCCACGGTTTGGGCCATCGACCAGTATCGGGTGTGCCAGGAG GTGCTGGAACGCTCCAGAGATGTGGTAGATGATGTCAGCGTCTCCCTCCGCCTCTGGGACACCTTTGGAGACCATCACAAAGACCGTCGCTTTGCTTATGGGAG ATCTGATGTGGTGGTTCTGTGCTTCTCCATTGCCAACCCCAATTCCCTCCACCATGTCAAGACCATGTGGTACCCAGAAATCAAGCACTTCTGCCCCCGAGCACCTGTCATCTTGGTGGGGTGCCAGCTGGACCTGCGCTATGCGGACCTGGAGGCTGTCAATAGGGCCAGGAGACCCTTGGCTAG GCCCATCAAGCCCAATGAGATCCTTCCCCCAGAGAAGGGTCGggaggtggccaaggagctgggCATCCCCTACTATGAGACCAGTGTGGTGGCCCAGTTTGGCATCAAGGACGTCTTTGACAATGCCATCCGCGCCGCGCTCATCTCCCGCCGCCACCTGCAGTTCTGGAAATCCCACCTCCGCAACGTGCAGCGGCCTCTGCTGCAGGCGCCCTTCTTGCCTCCCAAGCCGCCTCCCCCCATCATTGTGGTGCCCGACCCCCCCTCCAGCAGCGAGGAGTGCCCCGCCCACCTCCTGGAGGACCCGCTGTGCGCGGATGTCATACTGGTGCTGCAGGAGCGGGTGCGCATCTTTGCCCACAAGATCtacctctccacctcctcctccaagTTCTACGACCTATTTCTCATGGACCTGAGTGAGGGGGAGCTGGGGGGCCCCTCGGGGCCCGGGGGCCCCCGCCCAGAGGACCACCGGGGTCACCCCGATCAccaacaccaccatcaccaccaccaccatggcCGGGACTTCCTGCTGCGGGCGGCCAGCTTTGACGTATGCGAGAGCgtggaggagggtgggggctcggggcctgctgggctccgtgccTCTACCAGCGATGGGATCTTACGTGGCAATGGAACAGGTTATCTGCCTGGGAGGGGCCGGGTACTATCTTCCTGGAGCCGAGCTTTTGTGAGCATCCAGGAGGAAATGGCAGAAGATCCTCTGACCTACAAGTCCCGGCTGATGGTGGTGGTAAAGATGGATAACTCCATCCAGCCGGGGCCCTTCCGGGCTGTTCTGAAGTACCTGTACACTGGGGAGCTGGACGAAAATGAGCGCGACCTCATGCACATCGCCCACATTGCCGAACTGCTTGAGGTCTTTGATCTGCGCATGATGGTGGCCAACATTCTCAACAACGAGGCCTTCATGAACCAAGAGATCACTAAGGCCTTCCATGTCCGCCGGACCAACCGGGTGAAGGAGTGCTTGGCAAAAGGCACCTTTTCAG ATGTGACCTTCATCCTGGACGATGGCACCATCAGCGCCCATAAGCCCCTGTTGATTTCCAGCTGTGACTGGATGGCCGCCATGTTTGGGGGACCATTCGTGGAGAGTTCCACCAGGGAG GTGGTGTTCCCGTACACGAGCAAGAGCTGCATGAGGGCCGTGCTGGAGTACCTCTACACGGGCATGTTCACCTCCAGCCCCGACCTGGATGACATGAAGCTCATCATCCTGGCCAAccgcctctgcctgccgcacCTGGTTGCCCTCACAG AGCAGTACACAGTGACCGGGCTGATGGAAGCAACACAGATGATGGTGGACATTGACGGGGACGTCCTCGTGTTCCTAGAACTGGCTCAG TTCCACTGCGCATACCAGTTGGCCGACTGGTGTCTTCACCACATCTGCACCAACTACAACAACGTGTGCCGCAAGTTCCCCCGAGACATGAAGGCCATGTCCCCAG AAAACCAGGAGTACTTCGAGAAGCACCGGTGGCCGCCCGTCTGGTACCTGAAGGAAGAGGATCACTACCAGCGGGCACGGAAGGAGCGCGAGAAGGAGGACTATCTCCACCTGAAACGGCAGCCCAAGCGGCGGTGGCTGTTCTGGAACAGTCCATCCTCTCCATCCTCTTCTGCAGCCTCCTCATCATCCCCATCTTCTTCCTCGGCTGTGGTCTGA
- the RHOBTB2 gene encoding rho-related BTB domain-containing protein 2 isoform X2: protein MDSDMDYERPNVETIKCVVVGDNAVGKTRLICARACNATLTQYQLLATHVPTVWAIDQYRVCQEVLERSRDVVDDVSVSLRLWDTFGDHHKDRRFAYGRSDVVVLCFSIANPNSLHHVKTMWYPEIKHFCPRAPVILVGCQLDLRYADLEAVNRARRPLARPIKPNEILPPEKGREVAKELGIPYYETSVVAQFGIKDVFDNAIRAALISRRHLQFWKSHLRNVQRPLLQAPFLPPKPPPPIIVVPDPPSSSEECPAHLLEDPLCADVILVLQERVRIFAHKIYLSTSSSKFYDLFLMDLSEGELGGPSGPGGPRPEDHRGHPDHQHHHHHHHHGRDFLLRAASFDVCESVEEGGGSGPAGLRASTSDGILRGNGTGYLPGRGRVLSSWSRAFVSIQEEMAEDPLTYKSRLMVVVKMDNSIQPGPFRAVLKYLYTGELDENERDLMHIAHIAELLEVFDLRMMVANILNNEAFMNQEITKAFHVRRTNRVKECLAKGTFSDVTFILDDGTISAHKPLLISSCDWMAAMFGGPFVESSTREVVFPYTSKSCMRAVLEYLYTGMFTSSPDLDDMKLIILANRLCLPHLVALTEQYTVTGLMEATQMMVDIDGDVLVFLELAQFHCAYQLADWCLHHICTNYNNVCRKFPRDMKAMSPENQEYFEKHRWPPVWYLKEEDHYQRARKEREKEDYLHLKRQPKRRWLFWNSPSSPSSSAASSSSPSSSSAVV from the exons ATGGATTCTGACATGGATTATGAAAGGCCAAACGTAGAGACCATCAAGTGCGTTGTGGTGGGAGACAACGCGGTGGGCAAGACCAGGCTCATCTGTGCCCGGGCCTGCAATGCTACCCTCACCCAGTACCAGCTGCTCGCCACCCATGTGCCCACGGTTTGGGCCATCGACCAGTATCGGGTGTGCCAGGAG GTGCTGGAACGCTCCAGAGATGTGGTAGATGATGTCAGCGTCTCCCTCCGCCTCTGGGACACCTTTGGAGACCATCACAAAGACCGTCGCTTTGCTTATGGGAG ATCTGATGTGGTGGTTCTGTGCTTCTCCATTGCCAACCCCAATTCCCTCCACCATGTCAAGACCATGTGGTACCCAGAAATCAAGCACTTCTGCCCCCGAGCACCTGTCATCTTGGTGGGGTGCCAGCTGGACCTGCGCTATGCGGACCTGGAGGCTGTCAATAGGGCCAGGAGACCCTTGGCTAG GCCCATCAAGCCCAATGAGATCCTTCCCCCAGAGAAGGGTCGggaggtggccaaggagctgggCATCCCCTACTATGAGACCAGTGTGGTGGCCCAGTTTGGCATCAAGGACGTCTTTGACAATGCCATCCGCGCCGCGCTCATCTCCCGCCGCCACCTGCAGTTCTGGAAATCCCACCTCCGCAACGTGCAGCGGCCTCTGCTGCAGGCGCCCTTCTTGCCTCCCAAGCCGCCTCCCCCCATCATTGTGGTGCCCGACCCCCCCTCCAGCAGCGAGGAGTGCCCCGCCCACCTCCTGGAGGACCCGCTGTGCGCGGATGTCATACTGGTGCTGCAGGAGCGGGTGCGCATCTTTGCCCACAAGATCtacctctccacctcctcctccaagTTCTACGACCTATTTCTCATGGACCTGAGTGAGGGGGAGCTGGGGGGCCCCTCGGGGCCCGGGGGCCCCCGCCCAGAGGACCACCGGGGTCACCCCGATCAccaacaccaccatcaccaccaccaccatggcCGGGACTTCCTGCTGCGGGCGGCCAGCTTTGACGTATGCGAGAGCgtggaggagggtgggggctcggggcctgctgggctccgtgccTCTACCAGCGATGGGATCTTACGTGGCAATGGAACAGGTTATCTGCCTGGGAGGGGCCGGGTACTATCTTCCTGGAGCCGAGCTTTTGTGAGCATCCAGGAGGAAATGGCAGAAGATCCTCTGACCTACAAGTCCCGGCTGATGGTGGTGGTAAAGATGGATAACTCCATCCAGCCGGGGCCCTTCCGGGCTGTTCTGAAGTACCTGTACACTGGGGAGCTGGACGAAAATGAGCGCGACCTCATGCACATCGCCCACATTGCCGAACTGCTTGAGGTCTTTGATCTGCGCATGATGGTGGCCAACATTCTCAACAACGAGGCCTTCATGAACCAAGAGATCACTAAGGCCTTCCATGTCCGCCGGACCAACCGGGTGAAGGAGTGCTTGGCAAAAGGCACCTTTTCAG ATGTGACCTTCATCCTGGACGATGGCACCATCAGCGCCCATAAGCCCCTGTTGATTTCCAGCTGTGACTGGATGGCCGCCATGTTTGGGGGACCATTCGTGGAGAGTTCCACCAGGGAG GTGGTGTTCCCGTACACGAGCAAGAGCTGCATGAGGGCCGTGCTGGAGTACCTCTACACGGGCATGTTCACCTCCAGCCCCGACCTGGATGACATGAAGCTCATCATCCTGGCCAAccgcctctgcctgccgcacCTGGTTGCCCTCACAG AGCAGTACACAGTGACCGGGCTGATGGAAGCAACACAGATGATGGTGGACATTGACGGGGACGTCCTCGTGTTCCTAGAACTGGCTCAG TTCCACTGCGCATACCAGTTGGCCGACTGGTGTCTTCACCACATCTGCACCAACTACAACAACGTGTGCCGCAAGTTCCCCCGAGACATGAAGGCCATGTCCCCAG AAAACCAGGAGTACTTCGAGAAGCACCGGTGGCCGCCCGTCTGGTACCTGAAGGAAGAGGATCACTACCAGCGGGCACGGAAGGAGCGCGAGAAGGAGGACTATCTCCACCTGAAACGGCAGCCCAAGCGGCGGTGGCTGTTCTGGAACAGTCCATCCTCTCCATCCTCTTCTGCAGCCTCCTCATCATCCCCATCTTCTTCCTCGGCTGTGGTCTGA
- the RHOBTB2 gene encoding rho-related BTB domain-containing protein 2 isoform X3, with amino-acid sequence MASQRQGRYSLWKTSLDSMSQLMDSDMDYERPNVETIKCVVVGDNAVGKTRLICARACNATLTQYQLLATHVPTVWAIDQYRVCQEVLERSRDVVDDVSVSLRLWDTFGDHHKDRRFAYGRPIKPNEILPPEKGREVAKELGIPYYETSVVAQFGIKDVFDNAIRAALISRRHLQFWKSHLRNVQRPLLQAPFLPPKPPPPIIVVPDPPSSSEECPAHLLEDPLCADVILVLQERVRIFAHKIYLSTSSSKFYDLFLMDLSEGELGGPSGPGGPRPEDHRGHPDHQHHHHHHHHGRDFLLRAASFDVCESVEEGGGSGPAGLRASTSDGILRGNGTGYLPGRGRVLSSWSRAFVSIQEEMAEDPLTYKSRLMVVVKMDNSIQPGPFRAVLKYLYTGELDENERDLMHIAHIAELLEVFDLRMMVANILNNEAFMNQEITKAFHVRRTNRVKECLAKGTFSDVTFILDDGTISAHKPLLISSCDWMAAMFGGPFVESSTREVVFPYTSKSCMRAVLEYLYTGMFTSSPDLDDMKLIILANRLCLPHLVALTEQYTVTGLMEATQMMVDIDGDVLVFLELAQFHCAYQLADWCLHHICTNYNNVCRKFPRDMKAMSPENQEYFEKHRWPPVWYLKEEDHYQRARKEREKEDYLHLKRQPKRRWLFWNSPSSPSSSAASSSSPSSSSAVV; translated from the exons ATGGCAAGCCAAAGACAAGGCCGGTACAGCCTGTGGAAGACCTCTCTGGACAGCAT GTCCCAATTAATGGATTCTGACATGGATTATGAAAGGCCAAACGTAGAGACCATCAAGTGCGTTGTGGTGGGAGACAACGCGGTGGGCAAGACCAGGCTCATCTGTGCCCGGGCCTGCAATGCTACCCTCACCCAGTACCAGCTGCTCGCCACCCATGTGCCCACGGTTTGGGCCATCGACCAGTATCGGGTGTGCCAGGAG GTGCTGGAACGCTCCAGAGATGTGGTAGATGATGTCAGCGTCTCCCTCCGCCTCTGGGACACCTTTGGAGACCATCACAAAGACCGTCGCTTTGCTTATGGGAG GCCCATCAAGCCCAATGAGATCCTTCCCCCAGAGAAGGGTCGggaggtggccaaggagctgggCATCCCCTACTATGAGACCAGTGTGGTGGCCCAGTTTGGCATCAAGGACGTCTTTGACAATGCCATCCGCGCCGCGCTCATCTCCCGCCGCCACCTGCAGTTCTGGAAATCCCACCTCCGCAACGTGCAGCGGCCTCTGCTGCAGGCGCCCTTCTTGCCTCCCAAGCCGCCTCCCCCCATCATTGTGGTGCCCGACCCCCCCTCCAGCAGCGAGGAGTGCCCCGCCCACCTCCTGGAGGACCCGCTGTGCGCGGATGTCATACTGGTGCTGCAGGAGCGGGTGCGCATCTTTGCCCACAAGATCtacctctccacctcctcctccaagTTCTACGACCTATTTCTCATGGACCTGAGTGAGGGGGAGCTGGGGGGCCCCTCGGGGCCCGGGGGCCCCCGCCCAGAGGACCACCGGGGTCACCCCGATCAccaacaccaccatcaccaccaccaccatggcCGGGACTTCCTGCTGCGGGCGGCCAGCTTTGACGTATGCGAGAGCgtggaggagggtgggggctcggggcctgctgggctccgtgccTCTACCAGCGATGGGATCTTACGTGGCAATGGAACAGGTTATCTGCCTGGGAGGGGCCGGGTACTATCTTCCTGGAGCCGAGCTTTTGTGAGCATCCAGGAGGAAATGGCAGAAGATCCTCTGACCTACAAGTCCCGGCTGATGGTGGTGGTAAAGATGGATAACTCCATCCAGCCGGGGCCCTTCCGGGCTGTTCTGAAGTACCTGTACACTGGGGAGCTGGACGAAAATGAGCGCGACCTCATGCACATCGCCCACATTGCCGAACTGCTTGAGGTCTTTGATCTGCGCATGATGGTGGCCAACATTCTCAACAACGAGGCCTTCATGAACCAAGAGATCACTAAGGCCTTCCATGTCCGCCGGACCAACCGGGTGAAGGAGTGCTTGGCAAAAGGCACCTTTTCAG ATGTGACCTTCATCCTGGACGATGGCACCATCAGCGCCCATAAGCCCCTGTTGATTTCCAGCTGTGACTGGATGGCCGCCATGTTTGGGGGACCATTCGTGGAGAGTTCCACCAGGGAG GTGGTGTTCCCGTACACGAGCAAGAGCTGCATGAGGGCCGTGCTGGAGTACCTCTACACGGGCATGTTCACCTCCAGCCCCGACCTGGATGACATGAAGCTCATCATCCTGGCCAAccgcctctgcctgccgcacCTGGTTGCCCTCACAG AGCAGTACACAGTGACCGGGCTGATGGAAGCAACACAGATGATGGTGGACATTGACGGGGACGTCCTCGTGTTCCTAGAACTGGCTCAG TTCCACTGCGCATACCAGTTGGCCGACTGGTGTCTTCACCACATCTGCACCAACTACAACAACGTGTGCCGCAAGTTCCCCCGAGACATGAAGGCCATGTCCCCAG AAAACCAGGAGTACTTCGAGAAGCACCGGTGGCCGCCCGTCTGGTACCTGAAGGAAGAGGATCACTACCAGCGGGCACGGAAGGAGCGCGAGAAGGAGGACTATCTCCACCTGAAACGGCAGCCCAAGCGGCGGTGGCTGTTCTGGAACAGTCCATCCTCTCCATCCTCTTCTGCAGCCTCCTCATCATCCCCATCTTCTTCCTCGGCTGTGGTCTGA